One part of the Luteibacter yeojuensis genome encodes these proteins:
- the hutI gene encoding imidazolonepropionase → MSTDPRWDHLLLDVGLATLLDNGKPYGAVEHGAIGWRDGRIAFAGPMAELAGEPHALARHVESLPGAWVTPGLIDCHTHLVFGGERAQEFEQRLEGASYEEIARAGGGIVSSVRATRAASEDELLRQSLPRAKALLADGVTTLEIKSGYGLEPDTERRMLRVARRIGEELGVAVRTSFLGLHALPPEYAGRRDEYVALVCDIMLPSLAEEELVDAVDAFCEGIGFTAEETRRLFDKATSLGLPVKLHAEQLSDLGGTALVAGYGGLSADHLEWTSDEGVRAMAEAGTVAVLLPGAYYALRDTRPPPIEAFRRHGVDMAVATDLNPGTSPLLSLRMAMGMACTLFRLTPEEALRGATVNAARALGLEDDRGTLAAGKRADLAVWNLRHLPELCYWIGGNLLRESWLGGERVVLSA, encoded by the coding sequence ATGAGCACCGATCCACGCTGGGACCACCTGCTGCTCGACGTCGGCCTCGCCACCTTGCTGGACAACGGCAAACCCTACGGCGCCGTCGAACACGGCGCCATCGGCTGGCGCGACGGACGCATCGCGTTCGCCGGGCCGATGGCCGAACTCGCCGGCGAGCCGCATGCGCTGGCGCGCCATGTCGAATCGCTCCCGGGCGCCTGGGTGACGCCGGGACTCATCGACTGCCACACGCATCTCGTCTTCGGCGGCGAGCGGGCACAGGAGTTCGAGCAGCGGCTCGAAGGCGCCAGCTACGAGGAGATCGCGCGCGCCGGCGGCGGTATCGTCTCCAGCGTGCGCGCCACGCGCGCCGCGAGCGAGGACGAACTGCTGCGCCAATCGCTGCCGCGCGCGAAGGCCCTGCTCGCCGACGGCGTCACCACGCTGGAGATCAAGTCCGGCTATGGCCTGGAACCCGATACCGAACGGCGCATGCTGCGTGTCGCCCGGCGCATCGGCGAAGAACTCGGCGTGGCGGTGCGCACGAGCTTCCTCGGTCTGCACGCGCTGCCGCCGGAATACGCCGGCCGGCGCGACGAGTACGTGGCGCTGGTGTGCGACATCATGCTGCCGTCCCTGGCGGAGGAAGAACTGGTCGACGCCGTGGACGCCTTCTGCGAAGGCATCGGCTTCACCGCGGAAGAAACGCGGCGGCTGTTCGACAAGGCGACTTCGCTGGGCCTTCCGGTGAAGCTGCACGCGGAACAGCTGTCCGACCTCGGCGGCACGGCGCTGGTCGCCGGTTACGGTGGCCTCTCCGCCGACCACCTGGAGTGGACCAGCGACGAGGGCGTGCGTGCCATGGCCGAGGCGGGCACGGTGGCGGTACTGCTGCCCGGTGCCTACTACGCGCTGCGCGATACGCGCCCGCCGCCGATCGAAGCCTTCCGCCGGCACGGTGTCGACATGGCCGTCGCGACGGACCTCAATCCCGGCACGTCGCCGCTGCTGTCGCTGCGCATGGCCATGGGCATGGCATGCACCCTGTTCCGCCTCACGCCGGAGGAGGCCCTGCGCGGCGCCACGGTGAACGCCGCGCGCGCGCTCGGCCTCGAGGACGATCGCGGCACTCTCGCGGCGGGCAAGCGCGCCGACCTCGCCGTGTGGAACCTGCGGCACCTCCCCGAACTCTGCTACTGGATCGGTGGCAACCTGCTCAGGGAGAGTTGGCTCGGCGGAGAGCGCGTCGTGCTGTCGGCGTAA
- a CDS encoding chloride channel protein, with product MSDAPETEPVPTASPLERLRGHAWLSPTQWRRRLLFWTGAVMVGLAAVFFAKAADFAFELFTGVASRAWWVPLLLTPATFALLCWLTQGAMKATRGSGIPQAIAALELEDETFRNRLMSLKISVGKMALTLGALLGGASVGREGPTVHVGAGLLYSLGRRFGFDEPAAAGRFILAGSAAGLAAAFNTPLAGVVFAIEEMSGTFEHRMSGTLLTAVIMAGVVSLGVVGNYAYFGEIAAALPLGRAWIAVLLTGVIGGLAGGLFARLILPSAKGFRGLVGRLRGRNPILFAALCGLALVLLSLLSANGLYGTGYGQARDILQGHGNTGPFFGVLKFLGNIASSWAGIPGGIFSPALAVGAGLGGNIANLLPGADSSAVVLLGMAAYLAGVTQSPLTAAVISLELTANRQMALPIMAACLLARAMSALVCRVPVYKALADQLVKQYEEECAKRNTPAPEGSA from the coding sequence ATGAGCGACGCCCCGGAAACGGAGCCGGTACCGACCGCCTCGCCCCTCGAACGCCTTCGCGGCCACGCCTGGCTGTCGCCCACCCAATGGCGACGACGCCTGCTGTTCTGGACGGGTGCGGTGATGGTCGGCCTGGCAGCCGTCTTTTTCGCCAAAGCCGCGGACTTCGCCTTCGAACTGTTCACCGGCGTCGCCTCCCGTGCATGGTGGGTGCCGCTGCTGTTAACGCCCGCCACGTTCGCCCTTCTTTGCTGGCTCACCCAGGGCGCCATGAAAGCCACACGGGGTTCCGGCATTCCGCAGGCGATCGCGGCCCTGGAACTGGAAGACGAAACGTTCCGCAATCGCCTGATGTCGCTGAAAATCTCGGTGGGCAAGATGGCGCTCACCCTCGGCGCGCTGCTCGGCGGTGCCTCCGTGGGCCGTGAAGGACCCACCGTGCATGTCGGTGCCGGCCTGCTCTATTCGCTGGGACGGCGCTTCGGCTTCGACGAGCCGGCGGCGGCCGGCCGCTTCATCCTCGCCGGTTCGGCGGCGGGCCTCGCCGCCGCGTTCAACACGCCGCTGGCCGGCGTGGTGTTCGCCATCGAGGAAATGTCCGGCACCTTCGAGCACCGCATGAGCGGAACCCTGCTCACGGCGGTGATCATGGCCGGCGTCGTCTCCCTGGGCGTCGTGGGCAACTACGCCTACTTCGGCGAGATCGCCGCCGCCCTGCCGCTGGGCAGGGCCTGGATCGCGGTGTTGCTCACCGGCGTCATCGGCGGACTCGCCGGCGGGCTGTTCGCGCGCCTGATCCTTCCGTCGGCCAAGGGCTTCCGCGGCCTGGTCGGACGCCTGCGCGGCCGCAATCCGATCCTCTTCGCCGCCCTCTGTGGCCTCGCGCTGGTGCTGCTGAGCCTCCTGAGCGCCAACGGCCTCTACGGCACCGGCTATGGCCAGGCGCGCGACATCCTGCAGGGACACGGCAACACCGGACCCTTCTTCGGCGTGCTGAAGTTCCTCGGCAACATCGCCTCGTCCTGGGCGGGCATCCCCGGAGGCATCTTCTCGCCGGCACTCGCCGTCGGCGCGGGCCTCGGCGGCAACATCGCCAACCTCCTCCCGGGCGCGGACAGCTCCGCCGTGGTCCTGCTCGGCATGGCCGCGTACCTTGCCGGCGTCACCCAGTCGCCGCTCACCGCCGCCGTGATTTCGCTCGAGCTCACGGCCAACAGGCAGATGGCGCTGCCGATCATGGCCGCCTGTCTCCTCGCCCGCGCCATGTCGGCGCTGGTCTGCCGCGTGCCGGTATACAAGGCACTCGCCGACCAGCTGGTGAAGCAGTACGAAGAGGAGTGCGCGAAGCGAAACACGCCCGCCCCCGAAGGAAGCGCATGA
- a CDS encoding bifunctional GNAT family N-acetyltransferase/carbon-nitrogen hydrolase family protein yields MTESKASQPPKLLLRLARPGDVAELVALTARVYTAEWGHSAEMLHSQQTHFPQGQFVVEYEGRIVGFCATFRISEAAALAPHTWMQITAGGFASRHDPEGDWLYGMEAVVHPDYRGMRIGQRLYMARKRLCTDLKLRGIVFGGRVPGLARAIGRYGSAEAYVQAVVDGRRRDPTLSFQLRNGFEVVGLLRGYVPSDHESLGYAAHLVWRNPHRLDQPDVPRVSQSHRLPDNVRVASVQYQQRRIGSFAEFATQVEYFVDIAADYDADFVAFPELLTLQLLSIENAELSPVDSIRRLSEYTDEVKALFHRLAVHYNINIIGGSHPTRQPNGDIHNVCYVCLRDGSIHEREKLHPTPSERNIWNITGGDAAATIQTDCGPIGVMICYDSEFPEVARHLTDQGALILFVPFCTDVREGYLRVRYCSQARAIENQCYVVLSGNVGNLPGVNHFDIQYGQSCILTPSDFPFARDGIAADSTPNIETVLFADLRLENLARARNSGAVQNLKDRRYDLYEVRWSRGKEAK; encoded by the coding sequence ATGACCGAGAGCAAGGCCTCACAGCCACCCAAGTTGCTGCTTCGCCTGGCGCGTCCCGGCGACGTTGCCGAGCTCGTGGCCCTGACCGCCCGCGTGTACACGGCCGAATGGGGTCATTCCGCGGAGATGCTGCACAGCCAGCAGACGCACTTTCCGCAAGGACAGTTCGTCGTCGAATACGAAGGCCGGATCGTGGGATTTTGCGCCACCTTCCGGATAAGCGAGGCGGCAGCCCTCGCTCCGCATACCTGGATGCAGATCACCGCTGGCGGTTTCGCCTCGCGCCATGACCCGGAGGGCGACTGGCTTTACGGCATGGAAGCGGTGGTCCACCCCGATTACCGGGGCATGCGCATCGGGCAGCGCCTGTACATGGCGCGCAAGCGGCTGTGCACCGACCTCAAGTTGCGCGGCATCGTCTTCGGGGGCCGCGTGCCCGGCCTCGCCCGCGCCATCGGCCGCTACGGCAGCGCCGAGGCCTACGTGCAGGCGGTCGTGGACGGCCGGCGCCGCGATCCCACGCTCAGCTTCCAGTTGCGCAATGGCTTCGAGGTGGTCGGCCTGCTGCGCGGCTACGTGCCGTCCGATCACGAATCCCTCGGCTACGCCGCACACCTCGTCTGGCGCAACCCGCATCGCCTCGACCAGCCCGACGTGCCGCGCGTGTCGCAAAGCCACCGTCTGCCCGACAACGTGCGCGTCGCCTCGGTGCAATACCAGCAGCGCCGGATCGGTTCGTTCGCCGAGTTTGCCACCCAGGTAGAATACTTCGTGGACATCGCCGCGGACTACGACGCCGATTTCGTCGCTTTCCCCGAACTCCTCACGTTGCAGCTGCTGTCCATCGAAAACGCGGAGCTGTCGCCGGTCGACTCCATCCGCCGACTCTCCGAATACACCGACGAAGTCAAGGCCCTGTTCCACCGTCTCGCCGTGCATTACAACATCAACATCATCGGCGGATCGCACCCCACGCGGCAGCCCAACGGCGACATCCACAATGTCTGCTACGTGTGCCTGCGCGACGGTTCGATCCACGAGCGCGAGAAGCTGCATCCCACGCCGAGCGAGCGCAACATATGGAACATCACCGGCGGCGATGCCGCCGCGACGATCCAGACCGACTGCGGCCCGATCGGCGTGATGATCTGCTACGACTCCGAATTCCCCGAGGTGGCCCGCCACCTCACCGACCAGGGCGCGCTGATACTCTTCGTCCCCTTCTGCACCGACGTGCGCGAGGGTTACCTTCGCGTGCGCTACTGCTCCCAGGCCCGAGCCATCGAGAACCAATGCTATGTCGTCCTATCCGGTAATGTCGGGAACCTGCCCGGCGTGAATCATTTCGATATCCAGTACGGGCAGAGCTGCATCCTCACGCCCAGCGACTTTCCCTTCGCCCGCGACGGCATCGCCGCGGATTCGACGCCGAACATCGAAACCGTGCTGTTCGCCGACCTCCGCCTGGAGAACCTCGCCCGTGCCCGCAATTCGGGCGCCGTGCAGAACCTGAAGGACCGCCGGTACGACCTCTACGAAGTGCGCTGGTCGCGCGGCAAGGAGGCGAAATGA